One part of the Mycolicibacterium aromaticivorans JS19b1 = JCM 16368 genome encodes these proteins:
- a CDS encoding GntR family transcriptional regulator, which produces MPKRYGVKEKDLVVAHVLDLLLTGRLRSGDRVDRNKITAALGLSRVPVQEALNQLAHDGILESRYHRGAFVHRFDADVLREHHEVHGLLTGAASARAAADPRPDVLDRLAEPIAVMRASSDSRAFLNAADLFRAIVLDEYAGPRLSAGIRASRGFMPHEFWASYPDTVNQLLPLAEAEHAAIHRRDPSSARQACLDRTDLMADVLIGDLRRRGVLTDLGSV; this is translated from the coding sequence ATGCCCAAACGGTATGGGGTCAAAGAGAAAGACCTGGTTGTCGCCCACGTCCTGGACTTACTGCTCACCGGTCGGCTGCGGTCGGGAGATCGCGTGGACCGCAACAAGATCACGGCTGCCCTGGGTCTGAGTCGGGTGCCCGTCCAAGAAGCCCTCAACCAACTCGCACACGACGGCATCCTTGAGTCGCGCTATCACCGCGGCGCGTTCGTCCACCGCTTCGATGCCGACGTCCTGCGCGAACACCATGAAGTCCACGGCCTACTGACCGGTGCTGCATCCGCGCGGGCCGCCGCCGATCCCCGGCCCGACGTCCTCGACCGGCTCGCCGAGCCGATAGCCGTCATGCGCGCCTCATCCGACTCACGGGCCTTCCTCAACGCGGCCGACCTCTTCAGAGCCATCGTCCTCGACGAGTACGCCGGCCCGCGACTGAGCGCGGGCATTCGGGCCTCGCGCGGGTTCATGCCCCACGAATTCTGGGCCAGCTACCCGGACACGGTGAACCAGCTTTTGCCGCTCGCCGAAGCTGAACACGCCGCGATCCACCGCCGTGATCCCTCATCCGCCCGGCAGGCCTGCCTGGACCGCACCGACCTGATGGCCGACGTTCTCATCGGGGACCTGCGCCGACGTGGGGTGCTCACCGACTTGGGTTCCGTCTGA